From Bacillus sp. Bos-x628, the proteins below share one genomic window:
- a CDS encoding hydroxymethylglutaryl-CoA lyase, translating to MMLPTKVHIREVGPRDGLQNEPIWLKTKEKQTWINMLTAAHLPYIEVTSFVHPDWVPALRDAKELAASLNKKNDITYAALIPNEIGLTHFFEANLDEGAMFISSSETHNKKNMNQSIHETLSVIKQMTAELKAEGLKTRAYISTVFGCPYEKQVSMDEVLRLTDRLLSYDIDEISLGDTIGEAHPLQVERRLDILLERFPADKIALHFHDTKGMGLANVYTALKVGITKFDSSTGGLGGCPYAPGSSGNVATEDVVHMLKKMGIETNIDFPALIKAAEWIEMKVDRTLPSHCLRAFHSHTTS from the coding sequence ATCATGTTACCAACAAAAGTGCATATCCGAGAGGTAGGCCCAAGAGATGGTCTGCAAAACGAACCGATTTGGCTTAAAACAAAAGAGAAACAAACCTGGATCAACATGCTCACAGCAGCTCATCTTCCTTATATTGAAGTCACATCATTTGTTCATCCTGATTGGGTTCCTGCCTTAAGGGATGCGAAAGAATTGGCTGCATCTCTGAACAAAAAGAACGATATCACCTATGCAGCACTCATTCCTAACGAAATAGGCTTAACACATTTTTTCGAAGCAAACCTTGATGAAGGAGCTATGTTTATCTCATCGAGCGAAACACACAACAAAAAAAATATGAATCAATCCATTCATGAAACGCTTTCCGTAATCAAACAAATGACAGCTGAGCTAAAAGCAGAAGGGCTAAAAACTCGTGCCTATATTTCCACTGTATTTGGCTGCCCTTACGAAAAACAAGTATCAATGGATGAGGTACTGCGTTTAACCGATAGGCTGCTTTCCTATGACATCGATGAAATCTCACTTGGAGACACAATTGGTGAAGCCCATCCGCTCCAAGTAGAAAGGCGATTAGACATTTTGCTTGAACGTTTCCCCGCTGACAAGATTGCCCTTCATTTTCATGATACGAAGGGAATGGGGCTTGCCAATGTGTATACAGCATTAAAAGTCGGGATCACCAAATTCGATTCATCTACTGGAGGGCTTGGCGGCTGCCCTTATGCTCCTGGATCTAGCGGGAATGTTGCAACAGAAGACGTTGTTCATATGCTGAAAAAAATGGGGATTGAAACAAATATCGACTTTCCAGCATTGATCAAGGCGGCAGAATGGATTGAAATGAAGGTGGACCGCACGTTGCCTAGTCATTGCTTACGTGCTTTTCACTCTCACACTACTTCATAA
- the cysI gene encoding assimilatory sulfite reductase (NADPH) hemoprotein subunit, with protein sequence MVKTALTAPDGPPSDVEEIKAKSNYLRGTLKEVMLDPISAGIPDDDNRLMKHHGSYLQDDRDLRNERQKQKLEPAYQFMLRVRLPGGIASPKQWLVMDELAQKYGNGTLKLTTRETFQLHGILKWNMKKTIQEIHSTMLDTIAACGDVNRNVMCTSNPYQSEVHQEVYELSKKLSDDLLPKTRAYHEIWLDEEKVAATPDTEVEPMYGPLYLPRKFKIGVAVPPANDIDVFSQDLGFIAILENDQLVGFNVAIGGGMGMTHGDTTTYPQLAKVIGFCIPEQVVDIAKNVIMIQRDYGNRSVRKNARFKYTVDRLGLQHVKEELEHRLGYALLDAKDYHFDHNGDRYGWVKGINGRWHYTMFVEGGRITDFDDYPLMTGIREIAKVHTGDFRLTANQNLIIGNVTSHKKKQIEQLIKKYGLSDGQKHSALRRSSMACVALPTCGLAMAEAERYLPRLIDRIEEIVEENGLSDKEITIRMTGCPNGCARHALGEIGFIGKSLGKYNMYLGGAFDGSRLSKLYRENVGEEEILKELSSLLPRYAKERKENEHFGDFVIRAGIVKETTDGTNFHL encoded by the coding sequence ATGGTCAAGACCGCATTAACAGCGCCGGATGGACCTCCGAGCGATGTAGAAGAAATTAAAGCAAAAAGTAACTATTTACGAGGAACGTTAAAAGAAGTGATGCTCGACCCGATTTCAGCGGGGATTCCTGATGATGATAATCGGCTTATGAAGCATCATGGCAGCTACTTGCAGGATGATCGTGACCTGCGCAACGAACGTCAAAAACAAAAACTTGAGCCAGCTTACCAGTTTATGCTGCGCGTTCGATTGCCAGGCGGAATTGCCTCACCGAAGCAGTGGCTAGTAATGGATGAACTTGCTCAGAAATACGGCAATGGCACACTAAAATTGACAACTCGTGAAACCTTTCAGCTTCATGGTATTTTAAAGTGGAATATGAAAAAAACAATTCAAGAGATTCATTCCACGATGCTTGATACAATTGCTGCTTGCGGGGATGTGAACCGGAATGTCATGTGTACATCCAATCCTTATCAATCAGAGGTGCACCAGGAAGTGTATGAGCTTTCAAAAAAGCTGAGTGATGATTTGCTTCCAAAGACAAGAGCGTATCACGAGATTTGGCTCGATGAAGAAAAAGTAGCTGCAACACCAGATACAGAAGTCGAACCAATGTATGGACCGCTCTATTTACCGAGGAAATTCAAGATTGGTGTTGCGGTCCCTCCTGCCAATGACATTGATGTCTTCTCGCAAGATCTGGGTTTCATTGCCATTTTAGAAAATGATCAATTGGTCGGCTTTAATGTAGCGATTGGCGGCGGCATGGGCATGACGCACGGTGACACAACGACCTATCCACAGCTTGCGAAAGTCATCGGCTTTTGCATACCTGAGCAGGTTGTGGATATAGCGAAAAATGTGATAATGATCCAGCGTGACTATGGAAACCGTTCAGTGCGGAAGAATGCTCGTTTTAAATACACCGTCGATCGTCTCGGTCTCCAACATGTGAAAGAAGAGCTTGAACATCGTCTTGGATATGCTCTTTTAGACGCAAAAGATTATCACTTCGATCATAATGGTGACCGCTATGGCTGGGTAAAAGGAATCAATGGCAGATGGCATTATACAATGTTTGTGGAAGGTGGACGGATCACAGACTTTGATGATTATCCACTCATGACAGGCATTCGTGAAATTGCCAAAGTTCATACAGGTGACTTCCGTCTAACAGCGAATCAAAATCTAATCATTGGAAATGTGACGTCCCATAAAAAGAAACAAATTGAACAACTGATCAAAAAATACGGTTTGTCAGATGGTCAGAAGCATTCTGCTTTGCGCCGAAGCTCCATGGCATGTGTTGCACTTCCAACCTGCGGTTTAGCGATGGCCGAAGCAGAGCGATACCTCCCTCGGCTCATTGATCGAATTGAAGAGATCGTTGAAGAAAACGGTTTAAGTGATAAAGAAATCACGATACGAATGACTGGCTGTCCAAACGGATGTGCCCGGCATGCTTTAGGTGAGATTGGTTTTATCGGCAAATCGCTTGGCAAGTACAATATGTACCTTGGGGGAGCATTTGATGGTAGCCGATTAAGTAAACTCTACCGCGAGAATGTGGGTGAGGAAGAAATTTTAAAAGAGCTTAGCTCTCTTCTGCCGCGCTATGCAAAAGAACGAAAAGAAAACGAACATTTTGGTGATTTTGTCATTCGAGCAGGAATTGTAAAAGAAACAACGGATGGAACGAATTTTCATTTGTGA
- a CDS encoding acyl-CoA carboxylase subunit beta — protein sequence MMEEHELRKQRILKGGAEQYHEKNKEKGKLFVRDRLSLLLDEESFIEDALFAECEDESLPADGVVTGTGRINGQTVCIMANDSTVKAGSWGVKTVEKIIRIQETAEKLNCPMLYLVDSAGARITDQVAMFPGRRGAGRIFYNQVKLSGRIPQICLLFGPSAAGGAYIPAFCDIVVMVEGNASMYLGSPRMAEMVIGEKVSLEEMGGARMHCSISGCGDLLAKTEEEAIQMARDYLAYMPANYTERSKVKAAIPPKPSELSIQDLIPKGQNTPFDMYELIDLLIDEGSFFEIKKLFASEIITGFSRFNGQPVGIIANQPRVKGGVLFHDSADKAAKFIQLCDAFHIPLLFLADIPGFMIGTKVEQAGIIRHGAKMISAMSEATVPKISVIIRKAYGAGLYAMAGPAFEPDCCLALPSAQIAVMGPEAAVNAVYANKIAALPEEERASFIQSKRKEYQEDMNIYKLASEMIVDGVIPFDQLRHELCSRLRAYTSKDMTFTRRKHPVYPV from the coding sequence ATGATGGAGGAGCACGAGTTACGAAAACAGCGCATTTTAAAAGGGGGTGCTGAACAATATCACGAGAAAAACAAAGAAAAAGGAAAATTATTTGTCCGTGATCGTCTCAGTCTGTTACTAGATGAAGAATCCTTCATTGAAGATGCATTATTTGCAGAGTGCGAAGATGAAAGTCTACCAGCAGATGGTGTTGTGACAGGCACAGGACGCATAAATGGGCAAACTGTTTGTATCATGGCGAATGATTCTACCGTAAAAGCAGGCTCGTGGGGCGTCAAAACGGTAGAGAAAATCATTAGAATTCAAGAAACAGCGGAAAAGCTCAACTGCCCGATGCTTTATTTAGTCGATTCAGCTGGTGCAAGAATTACTGATCAAGTGGCTATGTTCCCAGGAAGAAGGGGAGCTGGCCGCATATTTTATAACCAAGTCAAGCTGTCTGGGCGAATTCCTCAAATCTGTTTACTATTCGGTCCATCAGCGGCCGGTGGCGCTTACATCCCTGCTTTCTGTGACATCGTCGTGATGGTAGAGGGGAATGCCTCCATGTATTTAGGCTCTCCTCGCATGGCGGAGATGGTCATCGGAGAAAAAGTGTCACTAGAGGAAATGGGCGGCGCTAGAATGCATTGCAGCATCTCGGGGTGCGGGGATTTATTAGCCAAAACAGAGGAAGAGGCTATTCAAATGGCTCGGGACTATTTAGCCTATATGCCCGCCAACTATACTGAAAGATCAAAAGTGAAAGCGGCTATCCCCCCAAAACCATCTGAGCTCTCTATCCAAGACCTTATTCCTAAGGGTCAGAACACCCCTTTCGATATGTATGAGCTCATTGATTTACTTATTGATGAAGGTTCTTTTTTTGAAATCAAGAAGCTGTTTGCCTCGGAGATCATCACCGGCTTTAGTCGCTTCAATGGGCAGCCTGTGGGTATTATTGCCAATCAGCCAAGAGTGAAAGGCGGTGTGTTATTTCATGACTCTGCTGATAAAGCCGCCAAGTTTATTCAACTTTGTGACGCCTTTCATATTCCGCTCTTGTTTCTTGCTGACATTCCGGGTTTTATGATTGGAACAAAAGTTGAGCAAGCAGGCATTATTCGTCATGGAGCGAAAATGATTTCCGCTATGTCAGAGGCAACCGTTCCAAAAATTTCCGTCATTATTCGTAAAGCATACGGTGCAGGTTTATATGCGATGGCCGGACCTGCTTTTGAACCTGATTGCTGCTTGGCACTTCCATCTGCACAAATCGCTGTCATGGGTCCAGAAGCAGCGGTTAATGCTGTCTATGCTAATAAAATAGCAGCACTCCCTGAAGAGGAGAGAGCCTCATTTATTCAATCCAAACGGAAGGAATACCAAGAAGACATGAATATATACAAACTTGCATCTGAGATGATTGTCGATGGTGTCATCCCGTTTGACCAATTAAGGCATGAACTTTGCAGTAGATTACGCGCATATACATCAAAAGACATGACATTTACGAGAAGAAAACATCCGGTATATCCGGTATAA
- a CDS encoding acetyl-CoA carboxylase biotin carboxyl carrier protein subunit, which translates to MKTVTIQMAGNLWKLLVKQGDKVQKGQEVAILESMKMEIPILAENAGIITKVYKKEGEFVDEGEVLLQLTE; encoded by the coding sequence ATGAAAACCGTCACGATTCAAATGGCCGGAAACTTATGGAAGCTTCTTGTCAAACAAGGAGACAAAGTGCAAAAAGGACAAGAGGTCGCCATCTTAGAATCTATGAAAATGGAAATCCCTATTCTTGCAGAAAATGCAGGCATAATTACGAAAGTGTATAAAAAGGAGGGTGAATTTGTCGATGAGGGCGAGGTGCTTCTTCAATTAACAGAATAG
- a CDS encoding acetyl-CoA carboxylase biotin carboxylase subunit, with protein MFQHVLIANRGEIALRIIRTCKRLGITTVAVYSDADKNALHVKAADEAYHIGGAKVSESYLNMNAIIEVAKKTKADAIHPGYGLLSENPTFADLCRKEGITFIGPSAQVIAQMGNKIEARKTMEKAGIPIVPGISAALHDADEGVKQAQTLGYPVMLKASSGGGGIGMQLVRNDDELYRAFEGNQKRAQSFFNDGTLYMEKVIEHARHVEIQVLFDSFGHGVHLFERDCSLQRRHQKIIEEAPASCLDETVRQQMGQMALQAAKAIGYENAGTIECLVDEQQQFYFLEMNTRLQVEHPVTEEITGIDLVEQQLRMAASEPLSFTQEDIHKDGHAIEVRIYAEDPVTFFPSPGTITQLSAPLATYIRHESSVTTGSVITPFYDPMIAKMIVYGDTRELTIKRLKQALQAYEIEGIKTNLPLLREIAGSSAFLKGGITTDFLTREREEKRS; from the coding sequence ATGTTTCAACACGTACTCATAGCCAATCGAGGCGAAATTGCTCTTAGAATTATCCGAACATGCAAACGACTCGGCATTACAACCGTTGCCGTCTATTCAGATGCAGACAAGAACGCACTTCATGTGAAAGCAGCGGATGAAGCGTATCATATCGGGGGTGCGAAAGTTTCAGAAAGCTATTTAAATATGAATGCCATCATAGAAGTAGCGAAAAAAACAAAAGCGGATGCCATCCATCCTGGATATGGTCTTTTATCAGAGAACCCAACCTTTGCTGACCTATGCCGCAAAGAAGGGATTACCTTCATCGGACCATCTGCACAAGTCATTGCCCAAATGGGAAATAAAATTGAGGCCAGAAAAACAATGGAAAAGGCGGGCATTCCGATTGTGCCAGGCATATCAGCCGCACTGCATGATGCTGATGAAGGAGTAAAACAAGCACAGACACTTGGTTATCCTGTCATGCTGAAAGCATCCAGCGGAGGTGGGGGGATTGGCATGCAGCTCGTTCGGAATGATGATGAGCTTTACCGGGCATTTGAAGGAAACCAAAAGAGAGCGCAAAGCTTTTTCAATGACGGCACATTATATATGGAAAAAGTAATTGAGCATGCACGGCATGTTGAAATTCAAGTCCTCTTTGATTCCTTTGGCCATGGGGTTCATCTATTTGAACGAGACTGTTCACTTCAGCGAAGACATCAGAAAATCATCGAAGAGGCACCAGCCTCCTGTCTTGATGAAACCGTCAGACAGCAAATGGGTCAGATGGCCTTGCAGGCAGCAAAAGCAATTGGCTATGAAAATGCTGGAACCATTGAATGTTTAGTAGATGAACAGCAACAATTTTACTTCTTAGAAATGAATACGAGATTGCAAGTCGAACACCCTGTCACTGAAGAAATTACAGGTATTGATCTTGTAGAGCAGCAGCTTAGAATGGCTGCATCAGAGCCGCTTTCTTTCACACAGGAAGACATTCATAAAGACGGGCATGCAATAGAAGTCAGAATATACGCTGAAGACCCAGTCACATTTTTCCCATCACCTGGTACGATCACTCAACTTTCTGCACCTTTAGCCACCTATATACGTCATGAGTCAAGCGTAACAACCGGCAGTGTCATTACCCCATTTTACGATCCGATGATCGCAAAGATGATTGTCTACGGCGACACGCGAGAACTCACAATAAAACGATTAAAACAGGCTTTGCAAGCATACGAAATAGAAGGGATCAAAACCAATTTACCACTTTTAAGAGAAATAGCCGGTTCTTCTGCCTTTTTAAAAGGCGGGATCACGACAGATTTTTTGACAAGAGAAAGGGAGGAAAAACGTTCATGA
- a CDS encoding enoyl-CoA hydratase, which yields MEQNVQFSRQDEQIGIMTLNRPEKANSLSVAMLQEINGIIQEVKHNQKIRCLLITGAGAKVFCAGADLKERRKMSEEEAKQAVLTIQQTFTAIESLPIPVIAVINGHALGGGLELALACDLRIARAEARLGLPETGLAIIPGAGGTQRLPRLIGIGKAKELIFTGASLRAEEAIQIGLIEHISSKDTLFQDSLTLARQITNNGPIALKEAKRAIQSGLDHDIHTGLAKEYEAYLRLLHTQDRIEGLRAFQEKRMPHYTGK from the coding sequence ATGGAACAAAACGTTCAATTTTCTAGGCAAGATGAGCAGATTGGCATTATGACCTTAAACAGGCCAGAAAAAGCCAATTCCTTATCAGTAGCGATGCTTCAAGAGATCAATGGCATCATTCAAGAAGTCAAACACAATCAAAAAATTCGCTGCCTCTTGATCACAGGTGCTGGTGCAAAAGTCTTTTGTGCAGGGGCAGATTTAAAAGAACGGCGAAAGATGTCAGAAGAAGAAGCCAAACAAGCAGTCCTCACCATCCAGCAAACTTTTACAGCAATAGAATCCTTGCCCATACCTGTGATTGCCGTAATCAATGGACACGCACTTGGCGGAGGTCTTGAGCTTGCCTTGGCTTGTGATCTTCGCATAGCAAGAGCCGAAGCAAGACTCGGTCTGCCAGAAACAGGACTAGCCATCATTCCAGGTGCTGGCGGAACACAGCGACTTCCGCGCCTGATTGGGATCGGCAAGGCAAAGGAGCTCATTTTCACAGGCGCCTCATTACGAGCTGAAGAGGCCATTCAGATCGGTTTGATCGAACACATATCCTCAAAAGATACACTTTTCCAAGATTCTTTAACGCTTGCAAGACAAATCACTAACAATGGGCCTATCGCATTAAAAGAGGCAAAACGAGCCATTCAATCTGGGCTCGATCACGATATACACACAGGTCTTGCGAAAGAATACGAAGCTTATTTGCGCCTGCTTCATACACAAGACCGAATCGAGGGTCTTCGAGCTTTTCAAGAAAAACGAATGCCTCATTATACAGGCAAATAG
- a CDS encoding AMP-binding protein: MMNLRPSWVPEEKMMKETRLYQWMHSLGFSSYDEFYQASIKQTDWFWKEAEKAVGIQWATPYEAALGDHQFMWPKWYKGGKLNIVETAVDKWASEEDTKNQPAIIWGNEAGEESTWSFNQLQEKVNRLAAGFIKEGLQKGDVAIIYMPMLPETVAVMLAFAKIGVIFSPVFSGYGSEPLAVRIRASGATIVVTGHEMTRRGKTINMRECVADAIQKTHTVEKVIVHSSSDTGYTHDIILNNLLKEQPVTETVYVTNEEPLMILYTSGTTGTPKGAVHTHAGFPVKAAFDAGLCMNIKKGDRLCWLTDMGWMMGPFLVFGGLVNGSTIVLYDGAPDYPHEQHIWSFINQHQVTHFGLSPTFVRSAMQHKTANIQLPHVKAIISTGEPWNEAPWQWLFETIGKKNIPILNYSGGTEVSGGILGSTLLRPIKPILFNAAILGMAADVYDDAGNSVINEVGELVVKKPWVGMTCGFWNEPERYEETYFKRFDGVWTHGDWVMQSESGEFHLTGRSDDVINTAGKRVGPAEIESILVGHRAVQEAAVIGVKDDVKGEALVCFVVISKQCLDKAIFVQELSKHVGMHAGKALTPKEIHIISALPKTRNGKIVRRLLKDAYEHKGSPDVSSLENPDVYEDIVDQLKKNITGSIK; this comes from the coding sequence ATGATGAACCTTAGACCGTCTTGGGTACCGGAAGAGAAGATGATGAAAGAAACACGTCTTTATCAGTGGATGCATTCTCTTGGATTTTCCTCTTATGATGAGTTTTATCAAGCCAGTATCAAGCAGACAGATTGGTTTTGGAAGGAAGCAGAAAAGGCAGTTGGCATACAGTGGGCTACGCCGTATGAAGCAGCACTTGGAGATCATCAATTCATGTGGCCAAAGTGGTATAAAGGCGGTAAATTAAACATCGTAGAAACTGCCGTGGACAAATGGGCAAGTGAAGAAGATACAAAGAATCAACCAGCCATTATTTGGGGAAATGAAGCTGGTGAAGAAAGTACATGGTCATTTAACCAACTACAAGAAAAGGTTAATCGTCTGGCGGCTGGTTTTATAAAGGAGGGGCTTCAAAAAGGGGACGTCGCCATCATCTATATGCCCATGCTTCCTGAGACAGTTGCGGTCATGCTTGCCTTTGCAAAAATTGGGGTCATTTTTAGTCCAGTATTCTCCGGCTATGGAAGTGAGCCACTTGCCGTGCGCATTCGAGCTTCTGGTGCAACAATTGTTGTCACAGGGCATGAGATGACAAGACGAGGTAAGACCATTAATATGAGAGAATGTGTGGCTGATGCCATCCAAAAAACACACACTGTTGAGAAAGTCATTGTCCATTCTTCTTCTGATACTGGCTATACACATGATATTATTTTAAACAATTTGTTAAAAGAACAACCAGTAACTGAAACGGTCTATGTTACAAATGAAGAACCGCTGATGATTTTATACACCTCTGGTACAACAGGCACTCCAAAAGGGGCAGTGCATACACATGCAGGCTTTCCAGTGAAAGCCGCCTTTGATGCAGGTCTATGTATGAATATCAAAAAAGGAGATCGCCTATGTTGGCTTACGGATATGGGCTGGATGATGGGGCCATTTCTTGTGTTTGGCGGACTTGTCAATGGATCGACGATTGTCCTATATGATGGGGCGCCCGATTATCCACATGAACAACATATTTGGTCATTTATCAACCAACATCAAGTGACCCATTTTGGACTCTCTCCTACATTTGTACGTTCTGCCATGCAACATAAAACCGCCAACATTCAACTGCCACATGTCAAAGCCATCATTTCAACCGGTGAACCTTGGAATGAAGCTCCTTGGCAATGGCTCTTTGAAACAATAGGAAAGAAAAACATCCCGATTTTAAATTACTCAGGCGGGACGGAAGTATCTGGCGGGATCCTAGGGAGCACATTACTGCGTCCAATCAAACCGATTCTTTTTAACGCGGCGATCTTAGGAATGGCTGCTGATGTGTATGATGATGCAGGAAACTCTGTCATAAATGAAGTAGGAGAGCTTGTGGTGAAAAAACCATGGGTCGGAATGACATGTGGTTTCTGGAACGAGCCAGAGCGTTATGAAGAAACGTATTTCAAACGGTTTGATGGGGTTTGGACGCACGGTGATTGGGTGATGCAAAGTGAGAGCGGAGAATTCCATCTCACAGGCAGATCTGATGATGTCATTAACACGGCGGGGAAACGGGTGGGTCCAGCTGAGATTGAATCAATTCTTGTCGGTCATCGAGCCGTCCAAGAGGCTGCTGTCATCGGAGTAAAGGATGATGTGAAAGGAGAAGCACTCGTTTGTTTTGTTGTGATCAGCAAACAATGTCTTGATAAAGCTATATTCGTTCAAGAACTCTCGAAGCATGTTGGAATGCACGCCGGAAAAGCGCTAACACCAAAGGAAATTCATATTATTTCAGCTTTACCGAAAACAAGAAATGGAAAAATCGTCAGGCGTTTATTAAAAGATGCATACGAGCATAAAGGGTCGCCAGATGTCTCTTCACTTGAAAACCCAGACGTGTACGAAGACATCGTCGATCAATTGAAAAAGAACATAACAGGATCAATCAAATAA